In Streptomyces sp. Li-HN-5-11, the sequence GGAGGTCGCGTACATCGCCTATCACTTCCACTGGCAGCGCGAGGAGATCCTCGACCTGACCCATGACGAACGCCGGCAGTGGGTGGCCGAGATCGCCCGTATCAACACCCGTGTGAATGAAGGCGGTTGAGGAAATGGAATGGCGGGACTGGTTGCTCCGCCGGGCCGCCGAGGACGGCCCGTCCGGCGCTGGGGGCCCCAGCCCGGACCGGAGCGCACCTGGCGACCCGGAATCCTCCGCGCCCGGCGACCCGGGTCCTTCCGTGCCCGGTGACTGGGACGGGGGCTGGCGCCGTACCGTCGCGCCGGAACTCACCGTGTCCCGTGCCCCGCTCGGTGTCAGCGACGGCCTCGCTTTCCGCGCGGGCCTCGCCGCCTGGCAGAACCCGTCCTTCGACAGTGGCCTCGGTCACGCGCTGCTCCCGGCCGCTCCGACCGGCCTGGTGCGCGGTGTCACCCAGCCGGCGGCTCCTCGGCCCACCCACGCCGCCGGGGGGCCGCTGCTGCTCAGGGCACTGCGGCCGGAGGGGGTGGACGGCTCGGGGAACGGGGCTTCGGATTCCGGGACTCCGGACGGGCGGACGGCCGCCCCAGCACCACAGGTTGCCCGCCGGACGGGCTCGGCGGACCGGAAGGCCGGCTCGGCGGACCGGCAGGGCGGCTCGGCGGACCGGCAGGGCGGCTCGGCGGACCGGAAGGCCGGCTCAGCGGTGCCCGAACCGGGTGCGCCTGACGTATGGCCCTCCCACGGCGGTTTTGACGACAACAGCGCTCCGGGCGAGGGGCGTTCGGGCGACGACGCTCCTCGGACCCGTGGCCTCACGC encodes:
- a CDS encoding DUF6760 family protein; translated protein: MTYALPRLREEVAYIAYHFHWQREEILDLTHDERRQWVAEIARINTRVNEGG